Genomic segment of Nitrospira sp.:
CGTCCACCTCGTCATACCGCCGGTCGTCAATAAAATGCGCTATCCTGATTGAGAAACATCGTCTCGACCATCTCCCAGAACTTTCCCTGTGCCGACGCCGCGTTGGACACCATGCTAGCGTATCGGGCGTGGGGATGTTTGGGGAGTGGGAAGGGGCGGAGGACGAAACGCAGTTGTCCCTTGAACCTGTCGTAGAGGAGCCGGGCGACCTTCGTCCCTTCTCTGGAATAGGGATACTCGACATTCCCGAATTCAACGAGCGTGACATCCGCAATGGTCGGCCTCAAGGTGTGATCTTGCTCGCTGACCGGCTGAGCCCGTGGTGCTGGAGCTGGCTCACGCGTGGTCATGAACAACCCTCCCTGGTTGAGGGGATTCAGGCCTATTCTCAGCTGTCCGGTATCACATCAGAACTGTTGTTCTTTGGTCGAGAACCATCTCTGCCTTCAGAGACGGCTGGCTCTCTTACACGCTCACGATTTTTGGTGACGAGCGATCTTCCTCACTGAGTAAGCGCTCGAGCGTCACCCTTGGGCAGACATTGTGCTCGATGTAGGCAAGGAGATTTGTGGCGACACTGCGGATGAGCTGCTCCGCCGGTTCATCCAAGCATTGGCCCTTGCTGTCGAACACGGTTTGCACGTTGGCGACTGAAATCGGCAGCGGCAAGACGATTCCGCCGACATGAGAGACAACGCTGCGCAAATGTTCCAAAGATTTCACGGCTCCGATCGTGCCGCCTGCTACACCCAAGAGCGCAACGGGCTTTCCCGCCAATGCCGATGGAAAGCCCAAATTTTCGATGATGAGCTTCATCACGCTGCTGAAGCTGCCGTGATACTCCGGGGTCGCGAGCACAACTCCTGTGGCCTGTCCGACTTGCTCACGGAGATATCTCCCGCCAGTGGATTGTGGATCGGTCCCAGGCGGCGGGAGGTTCAACGTGACGGGGTCGATCACGTCGGTGGAGACGTTCTGCCGCTTCTTCAGTTCGTCGAGGACTAGGTTGGCGGCCATGCTTGTATAGTTTCCGGGACGCATACTCCCTTTGATCATGACGATATGGATCGTGCTGCTTGTTCGGTCGGTGGTGTTCGCGTTCACTCTATACCTCCTCAGCGTCTCTCTGGAGAATCGGTTGGGCCTTCATGCACTCAATATCGAGATTCATCGTCACTCATAATACCGGGAATATTTCTCTCCGGCAGACTCACGGCTCAGTACCACAATATTCCATCACTATTTGTCCAGTGACCACACGACCGAGAATAGGAGAAGGTGCTGCTCCCTGGCTAGTCCCGGTGTACCGGAGGATGTTTCTCCACGTTTAAAAAACCCACCGCCCACTCCAGAGGATTCATCATATCGATGTTCCAGGCGCAGGAGAGCCGTCTGCCACGGGAAAGTTACCCTATATTCAAGTGTGGTCGTCATGGCTTTCAAGAGTTGTTCCGACCCCGAGATGCGGCCGTTTCGATCCCAGTAGAATTCTGGGCGCAACGCCAGGCTCCAAGGACCGGCGAAATTCCAGCGACCATAGAGTGCGCCACCGGTCCAGAAGGTGCAGGGATAGCCTGGTTGCTCGGCGGCGCTCTCTGTCCCAATATCGTAGGCAAATGCCAGAGTCCAAGGGCCGTCTTTCCATTCCACAATGCTGTCGGAAAATAAACGCCAGAACTGCAAGGATGTGTTCGATTGATCCGGTCCGTAGTAGAAATTTTCTATCACCTGCAAGCTGCTCGTCGGCTTCCACACGACCTGAGTGCCATAACTGGGCTGGTCATTTGGGCGCGAAAGATGATTATAGCCGTTAATGACATAGAGACCGAGTTGCCACGCGTCAGTGATGGGATAAATGGCGCTTAGGCCGAACATAAAATAGGGCGCGTTGTCGGCCATGTAGGAGCGGGTGTAGTTGATATTGTTCTTCGCGTAAAAGGATTGATAACCGATGAAACTGTTGAACAATCCGGCGGTCAGCGTGAGCCCGTTGCCGACGGGCGCCAAGTACGACATATTGGCCCGCGAAATGTGCCGGAGAGTATCGGCTCCGTCGACAGGCTTCTCCCTTCCCGGAGTGACATTCGGTACGAGCGCATCGGTGTCGTAGCCGCTTTGCGCGCCAAGTTCCATGCCCCAACGTGAGTGTTCGGATGCATCTTTGCGAACGTACCCCAGTATC
This window contains:
- a CDS encoding thioredoxin domain-containing protein gives rise to the protein MTTREPAPAPRAQPVSEQDHTLRPTIADVTLVEFGNVEYPYSREGTKVARLLYDRFKGQLRFVLRPFPLPKHPHARYASMVSNAASAQGKFWEMVETMFLNQDSAFY
- a CDS encoding NAD(P)H-dependent oxidoreductase, whose product is MNANTTDRTSSTIHIVMIKGSMRPGNYTSMAANLVLDELKKRQNVSTDVIDPVTLNLPPPGTDPQSTGGRYLREQVGQATGVVLATPEYHGSFSSVMKLIIENLGFPSALAGKPVALLGVAGGTIGAVKSLEHLRSVVSHVGGIVLPLPISVANVQTVFDSKGQCLDEPAEQLIRSVATNLLAYIEHNVCPRVTLERLLSEEDRSSPKIVSV
- a CDS encoding porin, producing MLPWLTLLLLVADLNPAFGGESSSSRSDWHYGATVDLSYALDFNFPENHRWRNKATTPRVNELAPNMILGYVRKDASEHSRWGMELGAQSGYDTDALVPNVTPGREKPVDGADTLRHISRANMSYLAPVGNGLTLTAGLFNSFIGYQSFYAKNNINYTRSYMADNAPYFMFGLSAIYPITDAWQLGLYVINGYNHLSRPNDQPSYGTQVVWKPTSSLQVIENFYYGPDQSNTSLQFWRLFSDSIVEWKDGPWTLAFAYDIGTESAAEQPGYPCTFWTGGALYGRWNFAGPWSLALRPEFYWDRNGRISGSEQLLKAMTTTLEYRVTFPWQTALLRLEHRYDESSGVGGGFFKRGETSSGTPGLAREQHLLLFSVVWSLDK